A segment of the Pedobacter faecalis genome:
CCCACTTTCTGCCCAGTTCAAGGGCATATTCATTGATGTCGTAGTCGCCCACCGTCTTCACAATAGCAATCGCAATTTGCGTGGAGGTGGAGTCGTCAAAAGCAACGAGCTTCCGTTCCAGACTGTTGAGTTGCTGGGCCGACAAGGTGCCGGTATAATCGTTCACCAGTTTTGACGGCTTGACCGGGAGGTTCTGGCCAAATGCGAAACAGGCGATGAAACTAAAGACCGCTGCGATACATAGTTTTTTCATGGCTTAGCGATCTTTAGGTTTATCCATGAAAACGATATCGTTGGGCAGTTCGTTGATGTCGTCATGCGCTGAAGGAAAGAACGTAGCCAGTTTTTCACCTGCCAGCGTAACGCCGGCAATGATGCCCTGAGCAAGATTTCCAGCGGCAAAATGTGCTTGCATGGCTACCTTGGTCGTCTCCCAGAAATCGGGGGGTACAACGCGGTTGATCCCGCTGTCGCCGATAATAGCAAATTTATGGTCCTCATAAGCAAGGTAAATCAGCACGCCGTTGTGACGTGCTGTTTTATCCATATCGAGTTTTGTGAAATATGAGGTAGCCTGCTCAAAAGCATCACCCTGACAGTGTTTGTCAATAGCCACCCTGATCTCTCCCGACGTATTTTTTTCTGCACTGGCAATCGCGTCGGCGATCAGGTCCTGTTCGTATTTACTGAATAACCCCATCCCTAGAACTCTACCTTTGGAGCATTTTGAGCACCTGCGTCTGCTTTAAAGGCGGCCTTCTGACTAAAGCCAAATATTCCGGCGGTAAGGTTGTTGGGGAAAGATCTGACCTTGGTATTGTATACCTGTACGGCATCGTTAAAATCTTTACGCGCTACTGTAATACGGTTTTCTGTACCCTCCAGCTGTGCCGACAGGTCGCTGAACTGTTGGGTAGCCTTCAACTGAGGATAGTTTTCGGTAAGCACCATAAGCCGGCCAAGCGCCTGGCTAAGCTGACCTTGCGCAGCCTGATATTTCTGCATGTTTTCCTCGGTAAGTTTATCAGGGTCAACAGTGATCTGGCTTGCTTTTGAACGCGCTTCTATAACCTGGGTAAGCGTAGTCTGCTCAAACTTTGCGGCACCTTTTACGGTGCTGACAAGGTTGGGGATCAGGTCTGACCGGCGCTGATACTGTGTTTCTACCTGTGCCCATTTGGTCTTAACATCTTCGTCAAGTCTCACAAGATCGTTATACCCGCAACCGCTGAAAACGACTAATAAAACCACAACTCCTAATACTGCTAATACTACTTTTTTCATTGTTTTTGTGTTTAATCCGGATGCGCCTCACGCCCCGCTTTGTTGGTTAATTTACAAATTAGAACTCAACTTTCGTACCTTTGTTACAGTTTCAGGATAAAAACCTGACTGCTGACATGAGAAAAACTATAG
Coding sequences within it:
- a CDS encoding TPM domain-containing protein, with amino-acid sequence MGLFSKYEQDLIADAIASAEKNTSGEIRVAIDKHCQGDAFEQATSYFTKLDMDKTARHNGVLIYLAYEDHKFAIIGDSGINRVVPPDFWETTKVAMQAHFAAGNLAQGIIAGVTLAGEKLATFFPSAHDDINELPNDIVFMDKPKDR
- a CDS encoding LemA family protein, producing the protein MKKVVLAVLGVVVLLVVFSGCGYNDLVRLDEDVKTKWAQVETQYQRRSDLIPNLVSTVKGAAKFEQTTLTQVIEARSKASQITVDPDKLTEENMQKYQAAQGQLSQALGRLMVLTENYPQLKATQQFSDLSAQLEGTENRITVARKDFNDAVQVYNTKVRSFPNNLTAGIFGFSQKAAFKADAGAQNAPKVEF